In a single window of the Pieris rapae chromosome 9, ilPieRapa1.1, whole genome shotgun sequence genome:
- the LOC111001556 gene encoding phosphoglycolate phosphatase 1A, chloroplastic, whose amino-acid sequence MLPINLNQVNSDEFKQFIDSFDHVFSDCDGVIWNKDPIPGSGDFFDLMKKFGKTVNFVSNNSLRSKENYEKQFQSAGIENGFENLTVPSTAIAEYLKSVNFKKAVYCVSCPETISVLTSHGFKCKAGPEQISDYYGDFVQYIDDDEDIGAVVFDSDFKVNLPKLYKAITYLQKSDVIFLSGATDKYVPLKPDRLTLGTGIFTQIVCEESKRSPIQLGKPGREFGEFAMKRANVSDPSRVLFIGDMIEQDIGLGKNVGFKTLLVLTHRTKEEMQSHTIKPDFFADSLGSLIPQLKKALN is encoded by the exons atgttaccaATTAATCTAAACCAAGTTAATAGTGACGAATTTAAACAGTTTATTGATTCATTTGACCATGTTTTTTCGGATTGTGATG GAGTAATATGGAATAAGGACCCTATACCAGGATCCGGAGATTTCTTTGATTTAATGAAAAAGTTCGGCAAAACTGTAAATTTTGTCTCAAATAACAGTTTACGAAGTAAAGAAAACTATGAGAAACAGTTTCAAAGCGCTGGTATAGAAAATGGATTT GAAAACCTCACAGTACCCTCAACAGCGATAgcggaatatttaaaatcagttaatttcaaaaaagcCGTGTATTGTGTGTCATGCCCGGAAACAATCTCAGTTTTGACATCACATGGCTTTAAATGTAAAGCGGGg CCGGAGCAGATTTCGGATTACTATGGCGATTTCGTTCAATACATCGACGATGACGAAGATATAGGTGCAGTTGTCTTTGATAGTGACTTCAAAGTGAACCTGCCAAAACTGTACAAAGCTATCACTTACCTGCAGAAGTCTGACGTTATCTTCCTGAGCGGTGCCACGGACAAATACGTACCTTTGAAGCCTGATCGATTAACGttag gtACAGGCATTTTTACACAAATAGTATGTGAAGAGTCGAAACGTTCGCCAATACAGTTAGGCAAACCGGGGCGGGAGTTCGGCGAATTCGCAATGAAACGAGCGAATGTCAGCGATCCCAGTCGAGTACTTTTTATTGGAGATAT GATTGAACAAGATATTGGCCTTGGCAAGAACGTGGGCTTCAAAACACTACTGGTTTTGACACATAGAACAAAAGAAGAAATGCAGTCACATACTATTAAGCCAGATTTTTTTGCGGATTCATTGGGAAGTTTGATACCTCAACTTAAAAAGGctttaaattaa